A DNA window from Melanotaenia boesemani isolate fMelBoe1 chromosome 6, fMelBoe1.pri, whole genome shotgun sequence contains the following coding sequences:
- the zmp:0000000881 gene encoding spindle assembly checkpoint kinase yields MAYSTSTLAQGCFGKVYKERYNGTWAAIKKVPQQLIQRNDLERECEVYNKSDHPNIVKLLGNITLKDGKWIIPLEFIFGEDLETTIFKSAKSKILLTTENKGTIIVGMCEGLLHLHSKDIVHQDLKPENIMVEHQTNRAVIIDLGLAKFFRYGLNSAMDMGNEAYSAPEVLNRTCQRDQRSDVWAMGKIIAELCARVRLYTPSVCPAKIKETLRDQAYCHAVCKMVDPNPALRSSMVGVISEIRRAGGKGIVINAAAPKDHLQPPSTHITDRERSPSPMNRGASPMNKNPPPMRAASPFDKNPAPSPLNWERTPRPDFKPVRAQIGLNNPPFPKRAEDMNENRAMIPAGQANITQDLLKMKLHQEATKNIPCNLPTNGRVVVKRFEKKDGEVGTWVQTEVVTRDGEIIEYKDIKFNSK; encoded by the exons ATGGCGTACTCCACCAGCACACTCGCACAGGGCTGCTTTGGGAAGGTGTATAAGGAGAGGTACAATGGCACCTGGGCTGCAATAAAGAAAGTCCCACAACAGCTCATCCAAAGGAATGACCTGGAGAGAGAATGTGAAGTTTACAA CAAGTCAGATCATCCCAACATAGTGAAGCTTCTGGGCAACATAACTCTTAAAGACGGAAAATGGATCATTCCACTAGAGTTTATCTTTGGAGAAGATTTAGAGACAACTATCTTCAAATCTGCAAAGTCCAAGATACTG TTAACTACAGAAAATAAAGGTACCATCATTGTTGGCATGTGTGAGGGACTGCTTCACCTTCACTCCAAAGATATTGTCCATCAAGACCTCAAGCCCGAAAACATCATG GTGGAGCATCAAACAAACAGAGCTGTAATCATCGACCTGGGACTTGCCAAGTTCTTCAGATATGGCCTAAACTCTGCAATGGACATGGGGAACGAGGCCTACTCAGCCCCTGAGGTTCTTAACAGGACCTGCCAACGGGACCAGCGTTCAGATGTCTGGGCCATGGGAAAGATCATTGCTGAGCTCTGTGCCCGGGTTCGGTTATACACGCCTTCCGTCTGTCCCGCCAAGATAAAGGAGACACTGAGGGATCAGGCATACTGCCATGCTGTGTGTAAGATGGTGGATCCAAACCCTGCTCTGAGGTCCTCAATGGTTGGGGTCATAAGTGAAATACGAAGAGCAGGAGGCAAAGGCATTGTCATAAATGCAGCTGCTCCAAAAGATCACCTCCAGCCACCTTCTACTCACATTACTGACAGAGAACGGTCTCCATCACCGATGAACAGAGGTGCATCTCCAATGAACAAGAATCCACCACCTATGAGGGCTGCATCACCCTTTGATAAAAATCCAGCACCATCTCCATTGAACTGGGAGCGGACCCCCAGACCAGACTTCAAACCTGTTCGTGCCCAGATTGGGCTGAACAACCCTCCTTTCCCTAAGCGGGCtgaggacatgaatgaaaacCGTGCTATGATCCCAGCAGGCCAAGCCAACATCACACAGGACTTGTTAAAGATGAAGTTGCACCAAGAAGCTACCAAGAATATTCCTTGTAACTTACCTACAAATGGGAGGGTGGTGGTGAAGCGCTTTGAGAAGAAAGATGGGGAGGTAGGAACATGGGTGCAGACTGAGGTGGTGACTCGTGATGGAGAAATAATTGAGTATAAAGATATCAAGTTTAATAGCAAATAG
- the LOC121641735 gene encoding uncharacterized protein LOC121641735 — protein MALKQEDLIQPQPQSGKCLQESGYEGFSSNMKHELSVGSEDSSEPALSVSESSILVKPIIKEELHIAELPEMVNKKPHSVVFGPEAQSVSVKEVAKGLPTEEKYNPPLKPPVMSLLDKSREKEVTEEALPETAAIMEAEGGEKPGRDDCIMASKMKRVKSPATRGPGVRNQNRYRKRRMRKNNVLLVVCVAVFVAGASAGNCFTCEDKDKCHNLIKIYGSKYVPLWERKIDDPLPACSRALQSLKCSVCLFNNSVVIHINNSTISTKDIDTMSEVNGRRLIMKPVDCAQMFGPENDGAASRGNENTSDPKNDGAIVCGSLFVVLVVALLVFIV, from the exons ATGGCTTTGAAACAAGAAGATTTAATCCAGCCTCAGCCACAAA gtgGCAAATGCCTGCAGGAGAGTGG ttatgAGGGCTTCTCGTCTAACATGAAACACGAGCTCAGTGTCGGCTCTGAAGACTCAAGTGAACCAGCTCTTTCTGTCAGTGAGAGCAGCATCCTTGTGAAACCCATCATAAAAGAGGAGTTACACATCGCTGAGCTGCCAGAGATGGTGAATAAAAAGCCACACTCAGTGGTATTTGGGCCTGAGGCACAAAGTGTGTCTGTCAAGGAAGTGGCCAAAGGTTTACCCACGGAGGAAAAATACAACCCGCCCCTGAAACCCCCAGTGATGTCACTGCTGgacaaaagcagagaaaaagaagtcaCAGAAGAAGCTTTACCTGAAACAGCCGCCATTATggaggcagagggaggagagAAGCCCGGAAGAGATGACTGCATCATGGCCTCCAAGATGAAGCGTGTCAAAAGCCCTGCAACACGTGGACCAGGCGTGAGAAACCAGAACCGCTACAGGAAACGAAGAATGAGGAAGAATAATG TGCTGCTTGTCGTTTGTGTGGCTGTGTTTGTCGCTGGTGCATCTGCTG GTAACTGTTTTACCTGCGAGGACAAGGACAAGTGCCACAATCTGATAAAGATATATGGCTCTAAATATGTTCCACTCTGGGAGAGAAAAATCGACGACCCACTTCCAGCGTGCAGTCGAGCCCTTCAGTCCCTGAAATGTTCAGTGTGCCTTTTCAACAACAGCGTGGTGATCCACATCAACAACTCCACTATCTCCACTAAAGACATCGACACTATGAGCGAGGTCAACGGGAGACGTCTCATCATGAAACCTGTAGATT gTGCACAGATGTTTGGCCCAGAGAATGATGGAGCAGCTAGCCGTGGCA aTGAAAACACCTCTGACCCAAAGAACGATGGAGCGATTGTCTGTGGCA GTCTCTTTGTGGTGCTGGTCGTAGCGCTGCTGGTCTTCATTGTGTGA